In a genomic window of bacterium:
- a CDS encoding TlpA family protein disulfide reductase, whose product MKLSLRTAAVLLFALGTATLATSDSRDWSLVDTQGETFRLASVRGSAPVLLVFWATWCVPCKKEMDQHRDLFDSYQDKGVQVLLVSEDTPRTQSRVKPYMDAKRYGWRVLLDPTGSVLKRYGGTNLPYMVLLDRDGMPVEKIRGILKRTETLTARIDILLGADGE is encoded by the coding sequence ATGAAACTCTCGCTTCGAACGGCAGCCGTCCTCCTCTTTGCACTTGGAACCGCCACTCTGGCAACTTCCGACAGCCGCGATTGGTCTCTCGTTGATACACAGGGCGAGACATTCCGACTGGCTTCGGTTCGCGGCAGCGCTCCGGTCCTGCTCGTTTTCTGGGCGACTTGGTGTGTCCCCTGTAAGAAGGAGATGGACCAGCATCGGGATCTGTTTGACTCGTACCAAGACAAGGGCGTTCAGGTCCTGCTCGTGTCGGAAGACACGCCCCGCACTCAGTCTCGCGTCAAACCCTACATGGATGCAAAGCGCTATGGATGGCGTGTGCTGCTGGATCCGACCGGATCCGTGTTGAAGCGATACGGGGGGACGAATCTGCCCTATATGGTGCTGCTGGATCGGGACGGTATGCCGGTGGAGAAGATCCGGGGAATACTGAAAAGAACGGAAACCTTGACCGCGCGAATTGACATACTCCTGGGAGCGGACGGTGAATAA
- the selA gene encoding L-seryl-tRNA(Sec) selenium transferase, with product MAAQLGDDAVAVGANDDPRRTLPAVDTLLAHPLLRDAAANVSPAILTVLIREAIAAARTKVSSAKSAPSADRLARSVIERLEQIRHTGPRRCINATGVILHTGLGRAPLSADAANALREAIGYCDLEINLRSGERGERQEHVEDLLRLLTGAEAALVVNNNAAALYLTLNALAHRREVIASRGQLIEIGGSFRLPDIMQRSGVRLVEVGTTNRTRISDYREAITTKTALLLRAHPSNYRIVGFTESVSVADLVALGRERNLTVVEDLGNGLLFDWTEWGLPAEENVRASLDAGVDLVLVSGDKVLGGPQAGIIVGRKDLVKQLRRSPLARVLRVDKLCLAAMAATLRAFLDRRRVAETVPVWNMLTTPIEVLETRAGRLLQRLKELGEWQILEIRPCESEAGSGTLPAVSLPSRAICALPAGITAGAWVAKLRLAEIPVIGTVRQDVVWFDVRTMVDPDEKDFLRTVTESLRSAKE from the coding sequence ATGGCGGCTCAGCTTGGAGACGACGCTGTAGCGGTGGGAGCAAACGACGACCCTCGCCGGACTTTGCCGGCCGTGGATACGCTGCTCGCACATCCCTTGCTGCGCGACGCTGCGGCGAACGTCTCGCCCGCCATTCTGACGGTTCTCATTCGGGAAGCTATCGCGGCAGCGCGCACCAAAGTCTCATCCGCGAAGAGCGCTCCCTCTGCGGATCGGCTGGCGCGATCGGTCATCGAACGGCTGGAACAAATCCGCCATACCGGCCCGCGACGATGCATCAACGCCACCGGCGTGATTCTTCACACCGGCTTAGGCCGCGCGCCGCTCTCCGCCGATGCAGCGAATGCGCTGCGTGAGGCCATTGGCTACTGCGATCTCGAAATCAATCTGCGAAGCGGCGAACGCGGCGAGCGACAGGAACACGTCGAGGATCTCCTCCGTCTGCTGACGGGAGCGGAAGCGGCCTTGGTGGTGAACAACAACGCCGCTGCGCTCTACCTCACACTCAACGCACTCGCTCATCGCCGCGAAGTCATTGCGTCCCGCGGGCAACTGATCGAGATCGGCGGAAGTTTTCGGCTGCCCGACATCATGCAGCGATCCGGCGTTCGCCTGGTCGAGGTGGGAACCACCAATCGGACGCGAATCTCGGATTACCGCGAAGCGATCACCACGAAAACCGCGCTGCTCCTGCGCGCACACCCGTCCAACTACCGCATTGTCGGCTTTACGGAGTCGGTCTCGGTGGCGGACTTGGTCGCATTGGGACGGGAGCGTAATCTGACGGTCGTCGAGGATCTCGGCAACGGATTACTCTTCGATTGGACGGAGTGGGGCTTGCCTGCCGAAGAGAACGTGCGTGCCAGCTTGGACGCGGGAGTTGATCTGGTCCTTGTTTCCGGTGACAAGGTTCTGGGCGGTCCGCAGGCAGGCATTATAGTGGGCCGGAAAGATCTTGTGAAGCAGCTGCGGCGGAGTCCGCTGGCGCGCGTTCTGCGAGTGGACAAATTGTGTCTGGCCGCGATGGCCGCCACGTTGCGCGCCTTTCTCGACCGTCGTCGGGTCGCGGAAACCGTTCCCGTCTGGAACATGCTCACGACGCCCATTGAAGTTCTTGAAACTCGCGCAGGGCGACTTCTGCAGCGCCTGAAAGAACTGGGTGAGTGGCAGATTCTCGAAATCCGTCCCTGTGAATCCGAAGCCGGTTCGGGAACTCTTCCCGCCGTGAGCCTTCCCAGTCGAGCCATCTGCGCACTGCCGGCCGGAATCACCGCCGGCGCTTGGGTGGCCAAGCTGCGTCTCGCAGAAATACCCGTGATCGGAACCGTCCGCCAGGATGTTGTCTGGTTTGATGTGCGGACAATGGTGGACCCCGATGAGAAGGACTTTCTCCGAACCGTGACGGAGTCTCTTAGGAGCGCGAAAGAATAA
- a CDS encoding redoxin domain-containing protein → MLLSQVALMLLAGWAILLSGCEIEETLPPQTGSVRVTLSDNPDSSDTVRGAAIRVDGRETSRKTPATLTGLSVGLHRISAFKPGFVDTAVTIDVVANRTDTVALITTIANSGSIDFAGAPDGTLLLINNIPVGTVPTAMDPPTLFWGLGLGTFRVSAYLPGHTTEFPAPWTITVSAGEPTALSPVFVSVSEGHEPGDLAPVFDLASDWDSTRYRLQDYRGQVVLVTFFFSNCTGCIEEFPHIQSVYDDPAYEGKVLVLGVDFVDIFRTFARFRDEHPSLGLTFPLLHDAAQSVKTAYGVTTMPANFLIDQKGRVRMARGGVTEPELRQQIAALIGEGQTETFSLDMRETVIGYTNGDSNYDFHATLINRLAVPRSFVFNLVPVEFPETNRLLSLCVGPTCTQPDTGRVAYTAQFYAMQVDSGVKFSIYNIVKDRQTGQTVSSPIVGDYTLDVSVFPADNPSEIITHRLLLDDLSAGSASRFLRPWNGSVAGSAGPMRAR, encoded by the coding sequence GTGCTGCTGTCCCAAGTGGCGCTGATGCTGCTTGCCGGATGGGCCATACTTCTAAGCGGTTGCGAAATCGAAGAGACTCTTCCGCCGCAAACCGGATCCGTGCGCGTCACTCTCTCCGACAATCCCGACAGCTCGGACACCGTCAGGGGCGCTGCGATCCGGGTTGACGGGAGAGAAACTTCGCGAAAAACTCCCGCAACGTTGACCGGATTGTCCGTCGGTCTTCATCGAATTTCCGCGTTCAAACCCGGTTTCGTGGACACCGCTGTGACGATAGACGTGGTGGCTAACCGAACGGATACGGTGGCACTCATCACCACGATTGCAAATTCCGGGTCCATTGATTTTGCCGGTGCGCCGGATGGCACGCTTCTCCTCATCAACAATATTCCCGTAGGCACGGTTCCGACGGCGATGGATCCGCCCACCCTTTTCTGGGGATTGGGATTGGGCACGTTTCGTGTGTCGGCCTATCTGCCCGGACATACCACCGAGTTTCCGGCGCCGTGGACGATCACGGTATCGGCCGGTGAGCCGACCGCTCTTTCTCCCGTCTTCGTTTCGGTTTCCGAAGGTCACGAACCCGGCGATCTCGCGCCCGTATTTGATCTCGCCTCGGATTGGGATAGTACCCGATACCGCCTGCAGGATTATCGCGGTCAAGTGGTACTCGTCACGTTCTTTTTCTCCAACTGCACCGGCTGTATCGAGGAATTTCCGCATATTCAATCCGTCTATGACGATCCCGCCTATGAAGGGAAAGTACTGGTTCTCGGTGTGGACTTCGTTGATATCTTCCGCACCTTCGCCCGCTTCCGCGATGAACATCCGTCGCTCGGACTTACGTTCCCGCTGCTCCATGATGCGGCCCAGTCTGTCAAGACGGCGTATGGAGTCACCACCATGCCCGCCAATTTCCTGATTGACCAAAAGGGCCGGGTCCGGATGGCGCGTGGAGGAGTAACCGAACCCGAACTGCGTCAGCAAATTGCCGCGCTGATCGGTGAAGGGCAGACCGAGACGTTCTCGCTTGATATGCGCGAGACGGTAATCGGGTACACCAACGGCGACTCAAACTATGATTTCCACGCCACTCTTATTAACCGTCTTGCCGTGCCCCGTTCCTTTGTATTCAATCTTGTTCCTGTGGAATTCCCCGAGACAAACCGACTGTTGAGTCTCTGCGTCGGTCCCACCTGTACCCAGCCGGATACCGGCCGCGTTGCATACACGGCGCAATTCTACGCCATGCAGGTGGACTCGGGAGTCAAATTCAGTATCTATAATATCGTGAAAGACAGGCAGACGGGACAAACGGTTTCTTCGCCAATTGTCGGCGACTACACGCTCGATGTGTCCGTTTTTCCGGCCGATAATCCCAGCGAGATCATCACTCACCGCCTTTTGCTCGACGACTTGTCCGCCGGATCTGCCTCGCGTTTCCTAAGGCCCTGGAACGGGAGTGTTGCCGGTAGTGCCGGTCCGATGCGCGCACGTTGA